A genomic window from Chitinophagaceae bacterium includes:
- a CDS encoding tetratricopeptide repeat protein: protein MKFLWPYFIIVLIAGLLFCSCNPSPKSNHANVLSGEDSLLIAEWRNKGYPYYETNQDSFTNFQLQIAAKYKQAGQLGNWLNCYDSIIRSYRKHDQLEKSIACFEKLYKDIWQEPTDSFSLVTLAESNRQIAFIYYREKDEYAKALPFYDEGIRLINKANGWNPDLGRLFYKAAGNCSARMDDYEKSVSYHQRNVQMCRDFKDTSNLFMGLNDLGYPYLDAGHFAEAESAFRESYQLASRFDSVEQQADACNSLSHVFIEENLLDSATRYNYLSLELLKRWKNKEADSEADVYRVQGLLFSRQKKFAAAEKSYAHAIEVMGESNEGRRRECGKIYAEFGTMYLEQNKELQALQKFQRALQCLIPEFKNDDVSITPDSSMLYDENGLFESCEGKGDANMSLFHRTSDKKYLTEAALNYHAAKIVLDKRVRGLGNESSRIKFNESVAGILQKSKMADSLLQLYFAD, encoded by the coding sequence ATGAAATTTTTGTGGCCTTATTTTATTATCGTACTCATAGCCGGATTACTTTTCTGTTCCTGCAATCCATCTCCTAAATCAAATCACGCAAATGTTCTTTCAGGGGAAGATTCGCTGTTGATTGCCGAATGGAGAAACAAAGGCTATCCTTACTATGAAACCAACCAGGACAGCTTCACGAATTTTCAGTTGCAGATTGCAGCAAAATACAAGCAAGCGGGCCAGCTCGGCAACTGGCTGAATTGCTATGATAGCATCATCCGATCGTACCGCAAACACGATCAGCTTGAAAAATCTATCGCCTGTTTTGAAAAGCTGTACAAGGACATATGGCAGGAACCGACGGATTCCTTTTCTTTGGTAACACTTGCAGAAAGCAACCGGCAGATCGCATTTATCTACTACCGTGAAAAAGATGAATATGCAAAAGCGCTTCCTTTTTATGATGAAGGAATCCGTTTGATCAACAAAGCAAATGGATGGAATCCTGACCTGGGAAGGCTCTTTTACAAAGCCGCAGGCAACTGCAGTGCAAGGATGGACGACTATGAAAAATCAGTCAGCTATCATCAGCGCAATGTTCAGATGTGCCGGGATTTTAAGGACACTTCCAATCTGTTTATGGGATTGAATGATTTAGGATACCCTTATCTCGATGCGGGCCATTTTGCAGAAGCAGAAAGTGCATTCCGGGAATCGTATCAGCTTGCTTCCCGTTTTGATTCCGTGGAGCAACAGGCAGATGCCTGCAACAGTTTGTCTCATGTTTTTATCGAAGAAAACCTATTGGACTCCGCAACGCGATATAACTACCTCAGTTTGGAGTTGTTGAAACGATGGAAGAATAAAGAAGCCGACAGCGAAGCTGACGTCTATCGGGTTCAGGGATTACTCTTTTCCAGGCAAAAGAAATTCGCTGCCGCAGAAAAAAGTTATGCGCATGCCATTGAAGTAATGGGAGAAAGCAATGAGGGCAGAAGGAGAGAATGCGGTAAAATTTATGCCGAATTTGGTACCATGTACCTTGAACAAAATAAAGAATTGCAGGCGTTACAAAAGTTTCAGCGCGCGTTACAGTGTCTTATTCCGGAATTTAAAAACGATGATGTATCAATAACACCTGACTCTTCCATGCTGTACGATGAAAACGGATTGTTTGAATCCTGTGAGGGAAAAGGTGATGCCAATATGAGCTTGTTTCATAGAACGAGCGATAAAAAGTATCTTACTGAAGCGGCACTTAATTATCACGCGGCTAAGATTGTGCTTGATAAAAGAGTGCGTGGTTTAGGTAATGAATCTTCAAGAATAAAGTTTAATGAGTCTGTTGCAGGTATCCTCCAAAAATCGAAGATGGCGGATTCGTTGCTGCAGTTATACTTTGCGGATTAA
- a CDS encoding histidine kinase, with amino-acid sequence MKNHGRILFWKHQLLQRITGLLLLLLFFQSAAAAGDSIPVPRMILRSVMVNTVEKRFDSLLCCKPGENNFEFRFESIDLTFSGQTLFRYRIRESEPWKTTAEKNLLFPALPAGTYHFEAAAKNERSNWSETVSYSFKILSPLYQRWWFLLLAFLLVVGTTAWVVTLRNRQHLKKQQQEFVAQQRMNEMENQAKQAMMNPHFVFNALNSIQQYINDNDRISANKYLTKFSRLIRLNLDLVNKSLITLEEELEKLKLYLEIEQLRFGEKLQYEFIIDQHLETDIIYIPSMILQPFVENAIWHGIMSSGKPGMISIQSGLFDDDKMLRFRIIDNGIGINQSRKLNAGKKRKSLGIQLTIDRLRLYAQSSGREIKFETTDLGENDPIESGTVVTIELPVSIAKEKKFHAFKN; translated from the coding sequence ATGAAAAATCACGGCCGCATATTATTTTGGAAACACCAACTGCTGCAACGCATAACAGGCTTGTTACTTTTATTGCTCTTTTTTCAGTCTGCAGCTGCAGCCGGTGATTCCATTCCTGTTCCGCGCATGATACTGCGATCGGTAATGGTGAACACGGTGGAGAAGCGTTTTGATTCTTTATTGTGCTGCAAGCCGGGTGAAAACAATTTCGAATTCAGGTTTGAATCGATTGACCTTACCTTTTCAGGACAAACACTTTTCCGCTACCGGATCAGAGAAAGTGAACCCTGGAAAACGACTGCTGAAAAAAATTTGTTGTTTCCCGCGCTACCTGCAGGCACCTATCATTTTGAAGCAGCCGCTAAGAATGAGCGCAGCAACTGGAGTGAAACGGTGAGCTATTCTTTTAAGATCCTGTCGCCATTGTATCAAAGGTGGTGGTTCCTGCTGCTTGCTTTTCTTTTGGTGGTAGGAACAACTGCATGGGTAGTCACGCTGCGCAATAGGCAGCATCTGAAAAAGCAGCAGCAGGAATTTGTTGCGCAGCAACGGATGAATGAAATGGAAAACCAGGCCAAGCAGGCCATGATGAATCCGCATTTTGTTTTTAATGCGCTCAACTCCATCCAGCAATACATCAACGACAACGACCGCATCTCCGCCAATAAATACCTCACCAAGTTCAGCAGGCTGATCCGCCTGAACCTTGACCTGGTGAATAAAAGTTTAATTACGCTGGAAGAAGAATTAGAGAAACTTAAACTATATCTTGAGATCGAACAGTTAAGGTTTGGGGAGAAGTTGCAGTATGAATTTATTATTGATCAGCATCTGGAAACAGACATCATTTATATTCCTTCGATGATATTGCAGCCGTTTGTGGAGAATGCGATTTGGCATGGTATCATGAGTTCCGGTAAACCGGGAATGATCAGTATTCAGTCTGGGTTATTTGATGACGATAAAATGTTGCGCTTTCGGATTATTGACAATGGCATTGGCATCAATCAATCGCGAAAGCTGAATGCAGGAAAGAAGAGAAAAAGTTTAGGTATTCAACTTACTATTGACCGGCTGCGGTTGTATGCGCAATCATCAGGCAGAGAAATAAAGTTTGAAACTACAGATCTGGGTGAAAACGACCCAATAGAATCAGGAACAGTGGTAACAATTGAGTTGCCGGTGAGTATTGCGAAGGAAAAGAAATTTCACGCCTTTAAAAATTAA
- a CDS encoding response regulator transcription factor has protein sequence MPSLQFTQRTIRKMNALLIDDELPAQKILQSLLQEYCPQVNVIGCASSASEARSMLKQHAVDILFLDVNMPRESGFDLLSSIASFQYAVIFVTGNQEYALQALKASAVDFLLKPVDIDELKAAVKKLEYFQQLRKQNPEINNSYAATVNELSQNLFKERKIARLTLPHLQGFKMVAAKDIVYLEADRNYTVFHLANRERVMVSRNMGEYEDLLDPDIFFRVHKSFIINLHHLKEYSTADGYFAVMQDGISVIVSRRRVDEFMAAINRFTSLK, from the coding sequence ATGCCATCTTTACAATTTACTCAAAGAACGATACGAAAGATGAACGCGCTGCTGATAGATGATGAACTTCCTGCTCAAAAAATATTGCAGTCGCTTTTGCAGGAATATTGTCCGCAGGTGAACGTAATCGGCTGCGCATCATCAGCTTCAGAAGCACGCTCCATGCTAAAGCAACATGCAGTGGATATTCTTTTTTTGGATGTAAATATGCCACGCGAAAGCGGATTCGATCTGCTCAGCTCCATCGCTTCTTTTCAGTATGCCGTTATTTTCGTAACCGGAAACCAGGAATATGCATTGCAGGCATTAAAGGCCAGCGCGGTTGATTTTCTGTTGAAGCCGGTGGACATTGATGAACTGAAAGCCGCAGTGAAAAAGCTGGAATATTTTCAACAGCTCCGGAAACAAAATCCGGAAATCAACAACAGCTATGCAGCAACAGTAAATGAGTTGTCGCAAAACCTGTTCAAAGAAAGAAAGATTGCGCGGCTCACGCTTCCCCATTTACAGGGATTTAAAATGGTAGCTGCTAAAGATATTGTTTACCTCGAAGCCGATCGCAACTATACCGTTTTTCATCTTGCAAACAGGGAACGCGTGATGGTAAGCCGCAATATGGGAGAATATGAGGACCTCCTCGATCCAGATATTTTTTTCAGGGTACATAAATCATTCATCATTAATCTGCACCACTTGAAAGAATACAGCACTGCAGACGGATATTTTGCAGTAATGCAGGACGGCATCTCAGTAATTGTAAGCCGGAGAAGAGTAGATGAATTTATGGCTGCGATCAACAGGTTTACATCATTGAAATGA
- a CDS encoding MFS transporter: MLYPVVPVFLQSIGFSTILIGVLEGFAEAIAGLSKMYFGRLSDEVGKRMPFVRLGYLLSAISKPMLSFFTFPAWIFSARTLDRFGKGIRTGARDALLSDETTQGNKGTVFGFHRAMDTTGAALGPLAALIYLHFHPEDYKTLFLIAFVPAILSVLLTFIIKEKHKATISAKPGSSFAAKFFYWKKSPVAFRQLMIGLLFFGLINSSDVFLLLRAKEISGSDSSVLLAYIFYNLVYALFAFPIGRLADKLGLKQVIIIGLLLFGIVYSMMAFTKSYPLIITAFFLYGIYAAATEGVAKAFISNLVPKTETASAIGFFTGWNSICAFIASSLTGLIWYAVSPEVAFLISAAGSIAVVVYLLLKRIEVQSEMV; this comes from the coding sequence ATGCTGTACCCCGTAGTGCCCGTGTTTTTACAATCTATTGGCTTTTCTACTATATTAATTGGTGTGCTCGAAGGATTTGCCGAAGCCATTGCAGGATTGAGCAAAATGTATTTTGGAAGATTGTCGGATGAAGTTGGAAAGCGGATGCCCTTTGTGCGACTCGGTTATTTGCTGAGCGCGATTTCAAAACCAATGTTATCATTCTTCACTTTTCCTGCATGGATTTTTTCAGCACGAACACTTGACCGTTTTGGAAAAGGTATTCGAACGGGTGCAAGAGACGCGCTGCTTTCAGATGAAACGACACAAGGAAACAAAGGCACTGTTTTCGGCTTTCACCGTGCGATGGATACAACAGGCGCCGCATTGGGTCCGCTTGCCGCATTGATCTATTTGCATTTTCATCCGGAAGATTATAAAACTCTTTTTCTGATTGCCTTTGTGCCGGCAATTTTGAGTGTGCTGCTCACATTCATCATTAAGGAAAAACATAAAGCAACTATTTCCGCAAAACCGGGAAGTTCATTTGCTGCAAAGTTTTTTTACTGGAAAAAATCTCCTGTTGCATTCCGGCAACTCATGATTGGCTTGTTATTTTTCGGTCTCATCAACAGCTCAGATGTTTTCCTGTTGTTACGCGCAAAGGAAATTTCAGGAAGTGATTCTTCAGTGCTGCTCGCTTATATTTTTTACAACCTCGTGTATGCACTGTTTGCTTTCCCGATAGGAAGACTCGCAGACAAATTAGGATTGAAACAGGTAATCATCATTGGCTTATTATTGTTTGGCATTGTGTATTCGATGATGGCATTTACAAAAAGTTATCCGCTGATCATCACTGCATTTTTTTTATACGGAATATATGCTGCGGCAACTGAAGGTGTTGCAAAAGCATTCATCAGTAACCTTGTTCCAAAAACTGAAACCGCTTCAGCCATTGGATTTTTTACAGGATGGAATTCCATCTGTGCTTTTATCGCCAGCAGTCTGACCGGATTAATTTGGTATGCCGTTTCTCCGGAAGTGGCTTTCCTGATAAGTGCTGCGGGAAGTATCGCGGTTGTTGTGTATTTGCTTTTGAAGAGAATTGAAGTTCAAAGCGAAATGGTATAA
- the recO gene encoding DNA repair protein RecO — protein MLQKTQGIVFRTIKFSETSVVSKIYTEKFGLQSYIINGVRSAKSKMKASLLQSLSLLDMDVYYREYRNLHRIKELQSAFVFRSIPFQLVKGSVGLFMIEVLSKSIHEEEANEQLFHFIFEKIKSLDEMEHVPSGFLIEFLIELSVHLGFHPNGLYSESTPYFNLREGVFYCFRK, from the coding sequence ATGCTACAAAAAACACAGGGCATTGTATTCAGAACCATCAAGTTTTCCGAAACAAGTGTGGTGAGTAAAATTTATACGGAGAAGTTCGGTTTGCAATCCTATATCATTAATGGCGTGCGTTCAGCCAAATCAAAAATGAAGGCGAGTTTGTTGCAATCATTATCGCTGCTTGATATGGATGTTTACTACCGTGAATACCGCAACCTGCACCGGATAAAAGAATTGCAGTCCGCTTTTGTATTCAGATCTATTCCATTTCAGTTGGTGAAAGGGTCGGTCGGATTGTTTATGATTGAAGTGCTGAGCAAATCCATTCATGAAGAAGAAGCCAATGAGCAATTGTTTCATTTCATCTTTGAAAAAATAAAATCGCTGGATGAGATGGAGCATGTGCCATCCGGATTTTTGATTGAATTTCTGATTGAACTCTCTGTTCATCTGGGTTTTCATCCGAATGGATTATACAGCGAAAGCACGCCGTATTTTAATCTGCGCGAAGGGGTTTTTTATTGCTTCCGGAAATGA
- a CDS encoding YfhO family protein, with protein MNIKLSQSRASIIACVFIFILPFFVYWPMWLHPQAMAYDMADYFLPYRYFIGECLQQYQFPWWNPYSGMGVPMGADPQSGVFYPITWLTGYFLGYDFLTINIEYLFHLVIAGLGMFALLRGLKYPVFICLLLAWSYQFSGFFVNNAQHYSWVISAAWLPFIFHFYRKTFLSGNYTDAIKTALTLFMFTTGGYPAFLIILLYLIGSHYLFFLIRNLQQQNKKQIFQMLRWSVTMLVIYLVISAPYIFSFLQGIPLMTRGDALIKEQTAFRAFTPQSAVTFLLPSVPLGRNLDFDTDISMANAYIGLFALIYFLTGIILTRKILIRIVAFLSMVFLFIAFGDAIPVWPYLFDYLPFFDHIRFPAAFRLFVIIGFIIVAAEGWKGEQLRASKLPIFVAFALIMLVIVLSGVAWYYNSNFILPSSFSTAAFLKFFGESSTANNIILQSFLQLALLVALLLLFITKNKWQSTSWYFFVTTVVITDLFIASGINFTTIMSSPFSATALNQKIAQSPHGFPLWNPATELETTSIGNGSFAPSYFNNNLFTKQFSRDNYSPFVLKLRGELEHSPEKFLLMDHPVVYLANKVQSFSTGPSDSAHVKHRQTVLVPESIFPDKFKSAPVDSLVYTIQLSSFATNEFAFNVNTNQPALLILQQTFYPGWKIKVDGSATDILLSNFCMMSVLLPAGTHKVEFHFDTSLTGWLLLISTCVLLFLSVFLCLIRMKLLQRGFRK; from the coding sequence ATGAACATCAAATTATCGCAATCAAGAGCATCAATTATTGCCTGCGTGTTTATTTTCATCCTTCCATTCTTCGTCTACTGGCCCATGTGGCTGCATCCGCAGGCAATGGCTTACGACATGGCGGATTATTTTTTGCCGTACCGGTATTTTATTGGTGAATGTTTGCAACAGTATCAGTTTCCCTGGTGGAATCCTTATTCTGGAATGGGAGTGCCGATGGGTGCTGATCCGCAGAGTGGTGTGTTTTATCCCATCACCTGGCTCACAGGTTATTTTTTGGGGTATGATTTTTTAACCATCAACATTGAATACTTATTTCATTTGGTAATTGCGGGTCTGGGCATGTTTGCATTGTTACGAGGATTGAAGTATCCGGTATTTATTTGTTTGCTGCTCGCCTGGTCGTATCAGTTTAGCGGATTTTTTGTAAACAATGCGCAACATTATTCCTGGGTTATCAGCGCAGCCTGGCTTCCGTTTATTTTTCATTTCTACAGGAAAACATTCTTATCCGGAAATTACACAGATGCCATTAAAACTGCCTTGACACTTTTTATGTTCACCACGGGCGGTTATCCTGCATTCCTCATTATCCTGCTTTACCTTATCGGCAGTCATTATCTTTTTTTTCTTATCAGGAATTTACAACAACAAAACAAGAAACAAATTTTTCAAATGCTACGGTGGAGTGTGACGATGCTTGTCATTTACTTGGTAATTTCTGCGCCGTATATCTTTTCATTCCTGCAAGGCATACCTCTTATGACGCGTGGTGATGCTTTGATAAAAGAACAAACTGCGTTTCGTGCCTTCACACCGCAAAGCGCTGTTACATTTCTGCTACCTTCCGTTCCACTTGGCCGCAACCTGGATTTCGATACCGATATTTCCATGGCCAATGCATACATCGGATTGTTTGCACTTATTTATTTTCTCACTGGAATTATTCTTACCAGGAAAATTTTAATAAGGATTGTTGCTTTTTTATCAATGGTGTTTCTGTTCATCGCTTTTGGTGACGCAATTCCTGTATGGCCTTACCTCTTTGATTACCTTCCATTCTTCGATCACATTCGTTTTCCGGCCGCTTTCAGGTTGTTTGTGATTATCGGATTCATCATTGTAGCTGCAGAAGGATGGAAAGGTGAACAACTACGCGCGTCAAAACTGCCAATCTTTGTTGCATTTGCTTTAATCATGCTTGTAATTGTTTTAAGCGGAGTAGCCTGGTATTACAACAGTAATTTCATTTTACCTTCCTCTTTCTCCACTGCTGCATTCCTTAAATTTTTTGGTGAAAGCAGTACAGCGAATAATATCATACTTCAATCCTTCTTGCAACTTGCATTATTAGTTGCGCTGTTGCTGCTGTTTATTACAAAAAATAAATGGCAAAGCACGTCATGGTATTTTTTTGTAACAACAGTTGTTATTACCGATCTTTTCATTGCTTCAGGAATCAACTTCACAACAATCATGTCCAGTCCGTTTTCCGCGACTGCACTCAATCAAAAAATTGCGCAGTCACCCCATGGATTTCCGCTTTGGAACCCCGCTACAGAACTTGAAACAACCAGCATAGGAAACGGAAGTTTTGCGCCCTCCTATTTCAACAATAATTTATTTACAAAACAATTTTCGCGGGACAATTACTCTCCGTTCGTTTTAAAATTGAGAGGTGAACTGGAACACTCGCCGGAAAAATTCTTGCTTATGGATCATCCTGTCGTTTATCTTGCCAACAAGGTACAATCATTCTCAACCGGTCCATCCGACAGTGCGCATGTAAAACATCGGCAAACGGTGCTCGTACCGGAATCCATTTTTCCTGATAAGTTCAAATCAGCACCAGTAGATTCTCTCGTGTACACTATTCAACTTTCGTCATTTGCCACCAATGAGTTTGCTTTTAATGTCAATACCAATCAACCGGCACTTCTCATTCTGCAACAAACTTTTTATCCTGGTTGGAAAATAAAAGTAGATGGCAGTGCAACGGATATTTTGCTTTCAAATTTCTGTATGATGTCGGTTTTATTGCCGGCCGGTACGCATAAAGTGGAGTTCCATTTTGATACCAGTTTAACAGGTTGGTTATTGTTGATCAGTACCTGTGTATTGTTGTTTTTAAGTGTGTTCCTTTGTTTGATCCGCATGAAATTATTACAACGAGGATTTCGCAAGTAG
- the mfd gene encoding transcription-repair coupling factor gives MNKTELLQQFVADERLTSIASKLHPSTVITHPPPGGAKDQISKPEGKGKPLHIHLLGLIGASSSIVAGAFHQLLNRSFIFVMNDKEEAAYFQNDLQQFIEKKEVLFLTDAFKKPGHFDELNNSNVQLRTEALNRIVNSPVKNELLVTYPEALMEKVVSTQALKRSTILIKMNEKLDEDFVIEMLVSYGFERVDFVYEPGQFAIRGGIIDIFSFGNELPYRVELFVDEVESIRVFDPLTQLSQKRISQVTIVPNIQTQFSSTEKISFFDFIPEESILWFQDVSFVRERIKACFETAGELLGRLKETLPEDEEVILQATPEELFSDEVSMMESLDKFSVIEFGKQFFFEKDEWLHFNMEPQPSINKNFNLLIDYWRKYRDEHIDILLFSDNANQFRRLDSILEDLKAKVIYHPFSFAIKEGFIDRERKIACYTDHQVFDRYHRYHLKQGFSKSKSLTVKLLRELRPGDFVTHIDHGVGVFSGLEKIEVNGQLQEAVRMVYRDNDLLYVNIQSLHKISKYIGKDGTPPRVNKLGTDAWESLKRKTKSKVKDIAKDLIELYAKRKATKGFAFAPDSYMQTELESSFIYEDTPDQMKSITDIKRDMEKDFPMDRLVCGDVGFGKTEVAVRAAFKAVADGKQVAVLVPTTILALQHYKTFGERLIDFPCTVDYINRFKSAKQQKETLVNLEEGKIDIIIGTSALISQRVKFKNLGLLIIDEEQKFGVASKEKLRQLKANVDTLTLTATPIPRTLQFSLLGARDLSIINTPPPNRQPIETELMVFDPDKIKEAIDFEISRGGQVFFIHNRVKDIGEVSAMLKKICPETDIAVAHGQLEGHILEEKMIDFIERRYDVLVCTNIVESGLDIANANTIIINDAQNFGLSDLHQLRGRVGRSNKKAFCYLVTPPLSTLTSDARKRLKTIEEFADLGSGFQISMRDMDIRGAGNLLGGEQSGFIADIGYDTYHKILDEAIRELKQTDFKELFADEVKAEEKFVRDCTIDSDAEMLFPDSYVSNINERLALYTELDNIADEEGLKVFDQKLRDRFGPIPKEVKELFDGVRLRKLARQLGFERLQQRKGILKCYTVENPESTYYDSDIFARVMGFVMRHPNRCSMRQMEKNMLLTIQSVRNMHQAMEVMEKMLEETT, from the coding sequence GTGAATAAGACGGAATTACTGCAGCAGTTTGTTGCAGATGAGCGGTTGACAAGCATAGCATCAAAGCTGCATCCTTCAACGGTGATCACGCATCCGCCTCCAGGCGGAGCAAAGGATCAGATCTCAAAACCGGAAGGCAAAGGGAAACCTCTGCACATTCATCTCCTGGGGCTTATTGGTGCTTCCTCTTCTATCGTTGCTGGTGCATTTCACCAGTTGCTCAACAGGTCGTTCATTTTTGTGATGAATGATAAGGAAGAGGCGGCCTATTTCCAAAATGATTTACAGCAGTTTATTGAAAAGAAAGAGGTCCTCTTTCTGACGGATGCTTTTAAGAAACCCGGCCATTTCGATGAACTCAACAACAGCAATGTTCAGTTACGAACAGAAGCTTTGAACCGTATCGTGAATTCGCCGGTGAAAAATGAATTGCTGGTTACGTATCCGGAAGCGTTGATGGAGAAAGTGGTAAGCACACAGGCTTTGAAAAGGTCTACGATCCTCATCAAGATGAATGAAAAGCTGGATGAGGATTTTGTAATCGAAATGCTGGTGAGCTACGGTTTTGAGCGTGTTGATTTTGTGTATGAACCCGGGCAGTTTGCCATTCGCGGCGGCATCATTGATATTTTTTCTTTCGGAAATGAATTGCCGTATCGTGTTGAACTCTTTGTGGATGAAGTGGAATCGATCCGTGTCTTCGATCCACTCACACAACTGTCGCAGAAGAGAATTTCACAGGTGACGATTGTCCCGAATATTCAGACCCAATTTTCAAGCACGGAAAAAATTTCTTTCTTCGATTTTATTCCGGAAGAAAGTATCCTCTGGTTCCAGGATGTATCATTCGTGCGTGAACGGATTAAAGCATGTTTTGAAACTGCAGGTGAATTACTTGGACGTTTGAAAGAAACATTGCCGGAAGATGAAGAAGTGATTTTGCAGGCCACGCCGGAAGAATTATTCTCGGATGAAGTTTCCATGATGGAATCGCTTGATAAATTTTCAGTCATCGAATTCGGCAAACAGTTTTTCTTTGAGAAAGATGAATGGTTGCATTTTAACATGGAGCCGCAACCGAGCATCAACAAAAATTTCAACCTGCTGATTGATTACTGGAGAAAATACCGTGATGAACATATTGACATCCTGTTGTTTTCAGACAATGCAAACCAATTCCGGCGACTTGATTCTATTCTGGAAGACCTGAAAGCGAAAGTGATTTATCATCCGTTTTCTTTCGCTATCAAAGAAGGATTTATTGACAGAGAACGAAAGATTGCCTGTTATACTGATCACCAGGTTTTTGACCGCTATCACCGCTATCATCTCAAGCAGGGTTTTTCAAAAAGTAAATCACTCACGGTAAAATTGCTTCGCGAATTACGACCCGGAGATTTCGTAACGCACATTGATCATGGTGTTGGTGTATTCAGCGGATTGGAAAAGATTGAAGTCAACGGACAATTGCAGGAAGCAGTGCGCATGGTTTACCGTGATAATGATTTGTTGTATGTGAACATTCAGTCGTTGCATAAAATCAGCAAGTACATCGGGAAAGACGGAACGCCACCTCGCGTCAACAAGCTTGGCACCGATGCATGGGAGTCGCTGAAGCGGAAAACAAAGTCGAAAGTAAAAGACATTGCCAAAGACCTGATTGAGTTGTACGCGAAGCGAAAAGCAACGAAAGGATTTGCATTCGCCCCTGATTCTTATATGCAAACGGAATTGGAATCGAGCTTTATTTACGAGGACACACCGGATCAGATGAAATCTATCACCGACATCAAGCGCGACATGGAAAAAGATTTTCCGATGGATCGGTTAGTCTGTGGTGATGTGGGATTCGGGAAAACGGAAGTGGCAGTTCGTGCAGCATTTAAAGCGGTTGCTGATGGAAAGCAAGTGGCAGTGTTGGTACCAACTACTATTCTCGCTTTACAACATTATAAAACATTTGGTGAACGGCTGATTGATTTTCCCTGCACGGTAGATTATATCAATCGTTTTAAATCTGCGAAACAGCAGAAGGAAACATTGGTAAATCTCGAAGAAGGAAAAATTGATATCATTATCGGCACATCCGCGTTGATCAGTCAAAGAGTGAAGTTCAAAAATCTGGGCTTGCTGATTATTGATGAAGAACAAAAGTTTGGTGTTGCATCAAAAGAAAAACTCCGTCAACTGAAAGCGAATGTTGACACGCTTACTTTAACAGCAACACCCATTCCGCGCACTTTGCAATTTTCCTTACTGGGAGCACGTGATCTTTCCATCATCAACACTCCACCGCCCAACCGTCAGCCGATTGAAACAGAATTAATGGTGTTTGATCCTGATAAGATTAAAGAAGCGATTGATTTTGAAATCAGTCGTGGCGGCCAGGTCTTTTTCATTCACAACCGCGTGAAAGATATCGGAGAAGTGTCAGCTATGTTAAAAAAGATTTGTCCTGAAACAGATATTGCCGTGGCACATGGTCAATTAGAAGGTCATATCCTCGAAGAAAAAATGATTGACTTCATCGAGCGCCGTTATGATGTTTTGGTGTGCACCAATATAGTGGAATCAGGACTTGACATAGCTAATGCGAATACTATCATCATTAATGATGCGCAGAATTTTGGATTGAGCGATTTGCACCAATTGCGTGGGCGCGTAGGCCGTTCCAATAAAAAGGCGTTTTGTTATCTCGTGACGCCACCACTTTCCACACTTACTTCGGATGCAAGAAAGCGGTTGAAGACCATTGAAGAATTCGCTGATCTCGGAAGTGGCTTTCAGATTTCTATGCGCGACATGGATATTCGTGGTGCAGGAAATTTATTGGGCGGTGAGCAAAGCGGATTCATCGCTGATATCGGATACGATACGTATCACAAGATTCTGGATGAAGCCATTCGTGAGTTGAAGCAGACAGATTTCAAGGAATTATTTGCTGATGAAGTGAAGGCAGAAGAAAAATTTGTGCGTGATTGTACGATTGACTCTGATGCTGAGATGTTATTTCCTGATAGTTATGTTTCCAATATCAATGAGCGCCTTGCATTATATACTGAGCTTGACAATATCGCAGATGAAGAAGGATTGAAAGTCTTCGACCAAAAATTGCGCGACCGGTTTGGACCGATTCCAAAAGAAGTAAAGGAATTATTTGACGGCGTTCGGTTGAGAAAACTCGCGAGGCAATTGGGCTTTGAGCGACTGCAGCAACGCAAAGGAATTTTAAAATGCTATACAGTAGAAAATCCGGAATCGACTTATTACGACTCCGATATTTTTGCCCGTGTAATGGGGTTTGTAATGCGGCATCCTAACCGTTGCAGCATGCGGCAGATGGAAAAAAATATGTTGCTCACCATTCAATCGGTGAGAAATATGCACCAGGCAATGGAGGTGATGGAAAAGATGTTGGAGGAAACAACTTAA